GGCTCGGCCGTCTCCCGGAGGTGCCCCCCTCCGCCGACTCCGGTGCCGCGCCCGGACCGGGGAGGAGCCCCCCGTGGGCGCACCGGACCGGCGCACCTGCCCACCAGGCAGCGGGCGCGGCCCGTACCACCCCCAAGCGCAGGGCGGCGCGCGTACGGCAGCCGGTGCCCGGTACCCGGCGTCGGTGGTGACGGCAACGGTGACGGCCCGGAGCGCCGGGACCGGGTCGTCCGGCGCGGGACCCCATATACGGGAGCCCCGCCCCGGCCCGGACGGCGAGCGCGGCCCGTACCCGGAGGGCACCCGCCAAGGGTCCGCCGCACGGGCCGGGCCGCCGTGACGTCAGGTCAGGTCAGGAAGTCCCGCGCGATCGTCGCCGACAGGCGTTCCAGCAAGGGGCCCGCGTCCGCCATGCAGCGGGCGCGGCCCGTACCACCCCCAAGCGCAGGGCGGCGCGCGTACGGCAGCCGGTGCCCGGTACCCGGCGTCGGTGGTGACGGCAACGGTGACGGCCCGGAGCGCCGGGACCGGGTCGTCCGGCGCGGGGCCCCATATACGGGAGCCCCGGCCCGGCCCGGACGGCGAGCCCGGCCCTACCCGGAGGGCACCCGCCAAGGGTCCGCCGCACGGGCCGGGCCGCCGTGACGTCAGGTCAGGTCAGGTCAGGTCAGGTCAGGTCAGAAAGTCCCGCGCGATCGTCGCCGACAGGCGTTCCAGCAAGGGGCCCGCGTCCGCCATGCAGCGGGCCGGGTCCGGTTGCAGGTCCGTCAGGGCGTACGCGCGGCGGATGCCCGCCCGGCCCAGGGCCGCCGGGGCCAGCGTCAGGCGGCCACAGACCGCGACCACGTCGATGTCGCGGGCGCGGGCCGCCGCCGCGACGCCCGCCGGGGCCTTGCCGTGCAGTGTCTGTTCGTCCAGGGAGCCCTCACCGGTGATGACGAGCGTGGCCCGGCCCAGCGCCGGGGCGAAGCCGAGGACGTCCAGCATGACCTCGATGCCGGGCCGGAACGTCGCGGCGAGCCCGACGAGCGCGCCGTAGCCGATCCCGCCCGCCGCGCCGGCGCCCGGTGAGAGCGCGGCCTCGGCCGCCGAGGCGCCGAGGGCCCTCTCCAGGACGCGCGCGTAGTGCGTGAGCGCCTCGTCGAGCGTGCTGACGTCCTCCGGCGAGGCCCCCTTCTGCGGCCCGTAGACCGCCGCCGCGCCCTTCGGGCCGGTCAGTGGGTTGTCGACGTCGCTGGCCAGGACGATCTCCGTCCCGGCGATACGCGGGTCGAGCCCGGACAGGTCGACGGTCGCGAGCTGCCGCAGCCCGCCGCCG
Above is a window of Streptomyces sp. NBC_01498 DNA encoding:
- a CDS encoding glycerate kinase, whose product is MTNGAVSKAAHVLVAADKFKGSLTAVQVAERVTAGLRLAAPGVTVEALPVADGGDGTVAAAVAAGFERREVRVSGPLGDPLTAAYALRDGTAVVEMAEASGLQHLPAGAFAPLTAGTHGSGELLRAALDAGARTIVFGVGGSATTDGGAGMLAALGGRFLDAAGEPVGPGGGGLRQLATVDLSGLDPRIAGTEIVLASDVDNPLTGPKGAAAVYGPQKGASPEDVSTLDEALTHYARVLERALGASAAEAALSPGAGAAGGIGYGALVGLAATFRPGIEVMLDVLGFAPALGRATLVITGEGSLDEQTLHGKAPAGVAAAARARDIDVVAVCGRLTLAPAALGRAGIRRAYALTDLQPDPARCMADAGPLLERLSATIARDFLT